Below is a window of Lacrimispora xylanolytica DNA.
TCAAACATGGCCCACATACCCTGCTGCTCCGGTGTCGTATCCTCCGCAGCCCCATGAAGCACTGCCATGCTCCCAAGCCCCGCTTCATTGGAGAAAACGCCTCTGGATATGCCGTATTGCAGGCTTCTGCTGATTCCATAGCCCGCGGTTCCTGAAAAAATTGAGATGGGCTGGAACGCATCTTTAAAAATACACTGAAAAATATATGGAATTTTATCAAAACAGGACATAATAACCACCATGGAAAACAGCATATAGATTCCAGCGGAAATAGGGATAAGACGCTCTGAAACAAATGCAATTCTGCTGATTCCGCCTAAAATGACCAAAAGGACCATTGCTGTTAACAGAACTCCAATGGAGACAGAAGGGATGCCAAAGGAATATTCCATGGTCTCTGCGATGGAATTAGACTGTACCATGCTTCCCATTCCAAGAGATACCATGATACAAAGAAAACTGTAGATCATTCCAAGATAAGGCTTTTTTAAACCACGCTCTAAATAGACCATGGGACCGCAGACCCAGGCACCCTTATGATCCCGGTACCGGTAGCGAATTCCCAGCATGGTCTCCGCATAGCCTGTCATCATACCAATGGCTGCAGATACCCACATCCAGAATATGGCGCCAGGTCCTCCGGCGGTAAGAGCCGTTGCTACTCCAACAATATTGCCCGTACCAATGGTAGCTGCAAGAGCTGTACAGGCAGTCTGGAACTTGGTGACCCCTTTTTTCTCATCCTCTTCCTCTCGTATGCTTCCAATGGTCTGAATCCACCAATAGGGTAGTTTCCTGATTTGGAAAAAACCGGTTTTTATGGTATATGCAATTCCAATTCCAAGAAAAAGAAGAAGAAGCCAGGGCCCCCATACCAGTTCATGTATGCGATGTATCATAGGATCATCTCCTGAATGCTTTCCTTAACACATATTCTTTGAAACTGCATAGTATGAAAATTTCCATTGATTTTCGTACAAAATAAAACAACGTATGGTATAATCAAGGTATGCGTCATTGTACTTAAAAAAAATGCGAGGTGAACAATATGCCCGGTTTTACGACCCATTATCTGCTGGGAGTTAAGGTTTTCAGTGATATGCCAAACAATCCTTTAAAGCGTATCATTTCCAAATACCGCTGGCTTTATCAGCTTGGTCTCCAAGGTCCGGATATGTTTTTTTACAATATTCCTATTCTGCGACACAGGGACTACAGAAACGTCGGCTCCTACATGCACGAAAACCATGTTCATGATTTTTTTGTCACCTGTTTGAGCCACCTCTCTCAGATAGAATCCAGACAGCAAAGAGAACAGGCCATTGCCTATATGAGCGGATTTTTCTGCCATTACATCGGAGACTCTATCTGCCACCCCTACGTCTACGGCAGAATTGAATATGAGGTAAAAAACTCCACCAATTACCATCACGGACTTCATGCCATGCTGGAAAACGATATTGATGCTCTTCTGCTCATGAAATATAAGAAGAAAAAACCCTCCCAGTTCAATCAGGCCGCAACCATCTGCTTAAACGGCCAGGAGATGCAGTTTATTTCTAAATTTTTGTCAGCGTGTATCAATGAAACATATTATCCTTTGAATTACCGGAACAACTTTCAGGTGACTCCCCGCATGGTTTCCAG
It encodes the following:
- a CDS encoding zinc dependent phospholipase C family protein, with translation MPGFTTHYLLGVKVFSDMPNNPLKRIISKYRWLYQLGLQGPDMFFYNIPILRHRDYRNVGSYMHENHVHDFFVTCLSHLSQIESRQQREQAIAYMSGFFCHYIGDSICHPYVYGRIEYEVKNSTNYHHGLHAMLENDIDALLLMKYKKKKPSQFNQAATICLNGQEMQFISKFLSACINETYYPLNYRNNFQVTPRMVSRSILAMRLGCRTLADPSSRKKNSIEFVESLFLSNPIASKKLVTDAPPDPVVTLNLNHETWCNPWNRRLASKASFPELFHQTMIKCKDVFYLLNEELSSPVPLKNLDHNRLLKELGNYSYHSGLAVDQE
- a CDS encoding alanine/glycine:cation symporter family protein produces the protein MIHRIHELVWGPWLLLLFLGIGIAYTIKTGFFQIRKLPYWWIQTIGSIREEEDEKKGVTKFQTACTALAATIGTGNIVGVATALTAGGPGAIFWMWVSAAIGMMTGYAETMLGIRYRYRDHKGAWVCGPMVYLERGLKKPYLGMIYSFLCIMVSLGMGSMVQSNSIAETMEYSFGIPSVSIGVLLTAMVLLVILGGISRIAFVSERLIPISAGIYMLFSMVVIMSCFDKIPYIFQCIFKDAFQPISIFSGTAGYGISRSLQYGISRGVFSNEAGLGSMAVLHGAAEDTTPEQQGMWAMFEVFFDTILICTMTAFVILCMTEGDAAGSGYDGAALTAYSFSKRLGPLGQYVVSGAMLVFAFATIIAWYYLGRQAAGYLAESLKKRKKLYILQRILRGKIYTLLYLGAVFLGCLAKLETVWEFSDIWNGLMALPNIIALIVLMKEVKVPK